One Cryptomeria japonica chromosome 9, Sugi_1.0, whole genome shotgun sequence genomic window carries:
- the LOC131033010 gene encoding uncharacterized protein LOC131033010 gives MLRCLLKVKEALSAMVISNQWSIWKQSNSERTNKVRDLILNLNWWDNVEYVLNFIEPIMSMLRYTNIDATCLGEVYDGMDTMVEKIKVIIAQREKDPQEFFFKRVEQIIHHRWNKMTTPLHLLAHALNPMYYSSEVLSLPGRTKPYRDPEVAAGYKRSFARLYSDPEVVDGVRKEFGLFISGRSHSPCAINDQSKIDGVTWWYLHGQDFMFLQPLAIKILSQGRGNEALGCKP, from the exons ATGTTGAGATGCCTTTTGAAGGTGAAAGAGGCATTGAGTGCCATGGTCATTAGTAACCAATGGAGTATTTGGAAGCAATCAAATTCAGAGAGGACCAATAAGGTTAGGGATTTGATCTTGAATCTCAATTGGTGGGATAATGTGGAATATGTATTGAATTTCATCGAGCCTATCATGAGTATGCTCAGGTATACTAATATAGATGCAACATGTTTGGGGGAAGTCTATGATGGCATGGACACCATGGttgaaaaaatcaaagtcataatagcacaaagagagaaggacccccaagaattttttttcaaaagggtGGAACAAATCATTCATCATCGGTGGAACAAGATGACCACGCCATTGCATCTCCTTGCACATGCTTTAAATCCCATGTACTATAGCAGTGAAGTACTTTCTTTGCCAGGGAGAACTAAACCATATAGAGATCCTGAAGTTGCTGCTGGGTACAAGCGGTCATTTGCTAGACTCTACAGTGATCCTGAAGTGGTGGACGGTGTTAGGAAAGAGTTTGGTTTGTTTATATCAGGAAGAAGTCATAGTCCTTGTGCTATTAATGACCAATCCAAAATAGATGGAGTTACATGGTGGTACCTTCATGGTCAAGATTTTATGTTCCTCCAACCTCTTGCAATCAAGATACTATCACAA GGAAGGGGCAATGAAGCTTTGGGATGCAAACCCTGA